The following nucleotide sequence is from Trifolium pratense cultivar HEN17-A07 linkage group LG2, ARS_RC_1.1, whole genome shotgun sequence.
TGGGAGAAAGTCTTGATTTGATCAAATATGTTGATGCTAACTTTGAAGGAACACCTCTCTATCCTAATGTAAGTAAAAAATGcacattaattttctttttgtccaTTTTATGAGCCAAAAATGAGGCGCAATTTTCACTttacaaattaattttgtaCATGCTCAACCTAAATTCTAAGATATCAAAGTGGTGGTATATCAAGTGTGAGTAAGAGTTTCACATTAGATAGAAAAGTGGATATTGAGAAACATGAAAGTTAGACGACCCATATACCCAATGCGTTAAGGTTTTAGGTTAAGATGTGGTGTCCAATTCACATGTATGGTTGTTCTAAGCTCAATGCGACGATCCTCAGGGTCCTGTCATGACCCAACACAAAGTTAGGTTCAAGATCCATTGGGCTATTTGGCCACTCGGATCATGCTCCAGATGTTCAGTTTTGGATGTGAGGGTGTGTGTGTTTAAAGTCTCGCACTAGATAAGACGGGACAATCCTCACCTCTCAAGCAATGAGCTAATGGTGTTAAGAAAAGGTTTTAAATTCCAGTCAAATTTGTGATCAATTGATATTGTGAGGTCAATTAAGGTTGATGAGACCACAGTCAATTGTGATTGTGTTGTAGTTGCAATCTTAGAAACATCAGAAACCTTAGCCTTTATGCAGTACCCCAGCTCATCATTGAagcttttttattaataaaactaatttttaGCATAAATGTTTGTAGGATCCTGCCAAGAAAGAGTTTGGTGAGCAGTTGTTATCCCATGTTGATACATTCACCAAAGAGCTGTTCCTCTCATTGAAGGGAGATACTGTGCAACAATCCAGTAAGATGTTTTAAGTTTATAAGTGgaggaattttatttttttcaaatataataaaatagacCTTTAACTTGGTTATTTTGAATCAGGTCCTACTTTTGAATTCTTGGAGAATGCTCTTGGCAAATTTGATGATGGGCCATTCCTTCTTGGTCAATTAAGTTTGGTTCGTTCAAATCTTggaaatttcattttcattttaaatttaatgcTTTTCATTTTGGTCGATTTCTAATGCTCTGCGTGATGCCTTTGATAATATAAATAACTTCAGGTGGATGTTGCCTATATTCCATTTGTCGAAAGATTCCATGTCGTCCTTGCCGAGGTTTTCAAGCATGACATTACCGAAGGAAGGCCTAAACTCGCAACATGGATCGAGGTACACTAGAAGAACCACTTGTGTAGCATTTCTTACCATGATTATGAGAATTTTACTAGTTTACTTTCATTTGTATGTATTCACCATAATCTTCAATCTAAACCAGCAGAAAAATTCTCCAATAGCTTAGCAAACATTGATAAATAACAGATTGTTCCATTTAAATTTGACTCTTAATCTCATGCATTTGAAAAACATTCATTTGTGaatgaaaatgtttcttttgtAGGAGTTGAACAAGATTGATGCTTATACACAAACAAGAAGGGATCCTCAAGAAATTGTTGAACTTTTCAAGAACCGTTTTCTGGTACTAAATTTGTTGTTATAAATATCTCACTGTTGTTTTTGAAGATTTGTGATTGGATTTTGAATGTTTTCTTTACTACTTGGttgaaacttgtgcatttaTACTGTGCAGCCTCAACATTGAAAGTTGGATTGCAGCAGAGTCTTCCTTTGAGATATTCCAATAAAGCATCTTTTGATTTAGTGAGATGCATCTTCAGTCAAATATTGGTGTGTTATAGATTGATGGCATAGTTATGTTTCACTTTCCAGcttgtttgtttgatgatgtAATAATGTTTATGTATCAGCTTGTGATCACTGTTCAGAATATGATATTATCCTACTTGAACTGTGTATGTTAAAAATACTTGATAAACTTAAACCAATAGGTTTGGTTTAAGGAAaagggatttgggtagtatgcacgAGGTCTTGACTTTGATCTTCAactccatttaaaaaaaaaaaaaaacgtgatAAACTTtgataattgtgttgtgtaagCAATGATTTATTATTGTGTTAAAATTATACACAGCAAAACATTTTAGTCCatgttgattaattaattaaacgtGTATAGACCATATCATACATATACAATAATGGAATCAATACCAAATTGGCAATGAAACTTGGCATGTTCAACAAATCATCCTAAAATTGCAAATAAAATATCCATAAAATTCTAGAAAATGTAGTTAGAGGTTTCTGTCTTCTCAAAACCATCAATGAGCAATTAGTCTCATGAGTGACTTGTCAATATGCTAAGAGCCAAAGAGACAacatcaaaaaataaatctaacGAATAACCAGAACCAAGAGACGAGTATAAAATTAACACAAGAAATTAGAACGAAAAAGACACCTTATTATTCGATTGTTCTTCAACTATTATGAGTTGGTTTTTTTTGGAGGAGATGAAATGGTCTTTGAGAAGGAGGAAACATAGGGGTTTTGTCCACCAAGGCACCGCACCACCAGAAGCAGCATCAACCATGCTTCTATCCATAGGAAGAAGTCCttcataaaaatattgaataagtAATTGATCATTGATTTGAGGGTGTGGACAGTTCTCTATATTTTTGGAAAAGGAAAGTTAACGGAAGTAAGTTTGACGATATCAAACGACAGAGGACGTTAGTGTTGAGTTACAAAATAGATGGGGCGTGGGTTACATTTGCACAAATATCTCACAGGAGGTGAGTGTAACTCCCTAATCAATAGTATGTGTGTGTGAGATAAAGTCTAATCAAATTTTGCGACTACTATGCtaaataaaatttgtcaaaGATTTTGACAAATTATATTTCTAGCAAAGATTTTGGCAAATTATATTTCAACATAGTGAttacaaaatatatttgaacATAGTAATTGCAAAATATATAAGATGTCATAAATTAAACCTCTAATCATATATTTAAGATAAACAAGACTCGTAACGCTTGAACcactttattattatcatcGATATAAAGGTGCATAAAGGTGTCATTACTTCTTCTTAAGCATGCAAATATATAAAGGTTTCTTGATTTTCACCATTAGTTTAATTAATCTGATTTAGGGTTAAGTTGACTTCTCGACTTCTTACCAGTATTCATTCTCAATGTCATTACTTCTTTTCTATCTACCATTAGTATAAAAAATCGTGATAATCAAAATCTAATTTctctctgattttttttttatcgattTTCGTTTTTGTCCTACCTAGATactaactttcttttttttttatcataccTAGCCTCAAATTCTACAACTAACCACACACCTTCACCaagactctctctctctctctctctctccatggAAGCTGAAGCACACAAAGAGCAAGAAAATGAACTTGTCATCCAAACACATGCACTCAAAATAGGCCACAACCAAGAAGAACACTCTCCTAAACACCAACAAAAAGAAGACACCACACTACAACCGGAGCAAGAAAAAGCGTTTCTCATCCAAACATTTGAACTCAAAATCGAAGACAACCAACAAGAAGCGTACTCTCCGACGCACCAACAACAAGAAGAGACCAACAACAACATCGATTCTCCGCCACCACTACCATTGGATAAAGTGGAAGCAATTATAGGATACGAGTTTAAGGATAAGCACTTATTGGAAGAGGCTTTCATTCATATCACATACGGAGCTGAAAATAACTTATCTTATGAGCGGTTGGAATATATCGGTGACGCTGTCCTTAACATCGTAATAACAAAGGAACAGTTTTTCTCCTATCCTAATCTGAAACCAGGTGATTTGACATCATTACGATCCAAGAATGTTGACACCGAAAAGCTTGCACGGGTCGCTGTTAAACTCGGGTTAGAACGTTATTTGAGGCACAAAAAACCTATGCTTCATGAGCAAGTAAATGATTTCTTCTATATAGTCTTTAATTTGTAGATTTGGGCAAAGTCACTTAGTTATTAATATCAAAGGTTTCTCACTTTTTAGACTTTTTCTTTTCCGgttaatctaaaaaaaaaattctatagaTATGATGATATACTTATATAAAATCACACATTTATTTTTTCGATGAAAACTAAATTACACATATTAAGCTAGGGTTTTTTTTAGGGggatgtatcaatttttttaaaaaaaatatttagggaatgtattaaggtatagtgaattaatttaaatttaatatatccTCTAAGAAATTACATTTATATGTgcaatcttaaaaaaaatcactatgtTATCTAAATTATCCTTCATTCACATGGTGGTACCGTATTGTCCATATGTACCCTATTTTTCCTTAAAGAGTGTCTTTAGCTAATGGCtctataaaacattttttttccactatcagttgaatctggttcgggagtcagttctgccatcaagtggttccagtcccctcctgatcgcagttgcgagggATCGAACCGCGTTTCTCCTTccaagttcagtgtcaatcaccactgaaccaactaacgattagtgGCTCTATAAAACATTGTTATTGGCATGCTTtaggtctatatatatataacattttacttttttttttctttggcaaTTGGTAAAGATTCAAGCATTTATTGAAGCAATTGAAGAATATCCTGTACATTCCAATGGGTTGATCGACGTGCCTAAAGCTCTAGCCGATATTGTTGAGTCAACCATTGGTGCTCTCTATATTGATTGTGACTCCCTTGATATTGTGTGGAAGGTACGTTCTCACTAATTTTTCACTTAATATAAtagattttaaatatttaaaatttcatcaaaaaatatttttatagaaattataCATTTCTATATGTTTGCTCTCTATTGATTTTGACATATACTTTGACAtgttcttattattttatatggaTACCCTCTATGATAATTCATGATTGTTttaaatatatactttattataTATAGACTTAGTTACACTCTTTTAGTCTTTcatgcatttttttaaatagcaaataatattatatataataagcaaaaaaataagaaaaaaatcaaaatagaaagAGGTATCGGATATCGGAAGTACACCCTGCCAACACCTAAAGTCTTTCATGCATCTCAAGAGTTCTAATCATTATtgtcacataaaaaaaaaaagtctacaatatataagatatatattaaatggtaaaaaagtagaagaaatgcaatattatttgataaaagtaaaattattataGATATGTTGGTATATATAGGTTAATGGTATatgtaaaatatttatatttttaatatgtatCTGGAGCTATAAAAAGtactttatatttattaattctattttttcatttcattttttaaattttattttgggcAGGTTTTTAGGAAACTACTTGAACCTATAATTGAGCCAGACACTGTTCAAAAGCACCCCCTCACCGAGCTTAATGAAtattgtcaaaagaaaaaattcaatttacaaTTTGTGGACTTGTGGGAAGAATCTAAGAGCATTGATGTCTTTATAGATGAGAAATTTTTTGGAAGAGGCACTTATGGCTCTAAAAAAGAAATTGCACGTCATAGAGCAGCACAAAATGCCTTGGAGAATATAGGAAAGGTGCCAAGTATAAGCACCTCTACAGTTGAGGATGCTCTTGCAGATTGATGATTATAAATATgcttgtgtttgatttgttttattttattgtgtGGCTTTTAGGATAAACAAGTGTGGTTAAATTTGTGTACTGTGTATCATACACAATAAGAGTTTAAAACTAAATTGTTTAGATGTATGAAGGACAAACCTACTATTATTGTTTGTGGTTtagtataaatttatatttacatCGTAGTCCCTCAATCATATCCATAAGCTCATTCTTTTTTGGTTCACAAATTGTCACCACTTTCAACATTTGCATTGGAAATCTTTCACTCATACACTTaaagaagaaaattaattattgtacCGATATTTTAACAAAGGCGGGAGCTTCAATGGACAATCGTCTTACCTTTGTTAGATGTCTTCACTGTTGTGCAAGTGTGAGtgattaagtctcacattgtttaGAAAAGTGAAGATTGAATACTTTATAAGGACCCACAAACCTAACACTTTatggttttgggtaagagtgtggtgtcctactcacttgtgaagttgttcttgagccaaatgtggatgatcccccgtCTGCCCCTTCGTGGCCTAACAGTGGTATAAGAGCCGATGATTCGACGAAGGGTTTAACTGGCTCCTTGTATCAAAAGTCTTCCTAACAAAGGTGGTCAGACGGCGTGTCCCGTTGAGCAGCGGCAACGACGGTACAAGTGTAGTGTAGCTGTAAGAGCTTCCGCTTGAGGGGAGCATATCCAAGaatggatggactcacacttgagggggaaattgttgtggcaagtgtgagtggttaagtcccacattgtttagaaaaatgaaggttgaacactttataagtgagaggacccataaacctaacaccttaaggttttgggcaagagtgtggtgtcctactcacttgtgaagttgttcttgAGCTCAATATGAATGATCCCCGgc
It contains:
- the LOC123909946 gene encoding ribonuclease 3-like protein 3 isoform X2; the encoded protein is MEAEAHKEQENELVIQTHALKIGHNQEEHSPKHQQKEDTTLQPEQEKAFLIQTFELKIEDNQQEAYSPTHQQQEETNNNIDSPPPLPLDKVEAIIGYEFKDKHLLEEAFIHITYGAENNLSYERLEYIGDAVLNIVITKEQFFSYPNLKPGDLTSLRSKNVDTEKLARVAVKLGLERYLRHKKPMLHEQIQAFIEAIEEYPVHSNGLIDVPKALADIVESTIGALYIDCDSLDIVWKVFRKLLEPIIEPDTVQKHPLTELNEYCQKKKFNLQFVDLWEESKSIDVFIDEKFFGRGTYGSKKEIARHRAAQNALENIGKVPSISTSTVEDALAD
- the LOC123909947 gene encoding glutathione S-transferase L3-like isoform X1 — protein: MATIGVQQVLPPPLTSTSEPPPLFDGTTRSLSPFSNITFFFLIYYSNFTSQSYTTFYFYFRLYVNYSCPYAQRVWIARNYKGLQDKIHLVPIDLQNRPAWYKEKVYPENKVPSLEHNGKVLGESLDLIKYVDANFEGTPLYPNDPAKKEFGEQLLSHVDTFTKELFLSLKGDTVQQSSPTFEFLENALGKFDDGPFLLGQLSLVDVAYIPFVERFHVVLAEVFKHDITEGRPKLATWIEELNKIDAYTQTRRDPQEIVELFKNRFLPQH
- the LOC123909946 gene encoding ribonuclease 3-like protein 3 isoform X1 encodes the protein MGRGLHLHKYLTGASNSTTNHTPSPRLSLSLSLSMEAEAHKEQENELVIQTHALKIGHNQEEHSPKHQQKEDTTLQPEQEKAFLIQTFELKIEDNQQEAYSPTHQQQEETNNNIDSPPPLPLDKVEAIIGYEFKDKHLLEEAFIHITYGAENNLSYERLEYIGDAVLNIVITKEQFFSYPNLKPGDLTSLRSKNVDTEKLARVAVKLGLERYLRHKKPMLHEQIQAFIEAIEEYPVHSNGLIDVPKALADIVESTIGALYIDCDSLDIVWKVFRKLLEPIIEPDTVQKHPLTELNEYCQKKKFNLQFVDLWEESKSIDVFIDEKFFGRGTYGSKKEIARHRAAQNALENIGKVPSISTSTVEDALAD
- the LOC123909947 gene encoding glutathione S-transferase L3-like isoform X2; the encoded protein is MATIGVQQVLPPPLTSTSEPPPLFDGTTRLYVNYSCPYAQRVWIARNYKGLQDKIHLVPIDLQNRPAWYKEKVYPENKVPSLEHNGKVLGESLDLIKYVDANFEGTPLYPNDPAKKEFGEQLLSHVDTFTKELFLSLKGDTVQQSSPTFEFLENALGKFDDGPFLLGQLSLVDVAYIPFVERFHVVLAEVFKHDITEGRPKLATWIEELNKIDAYTQTRRDPQEIVELFKNRFLPQH